The following nucleotide sequence is from Gemmatimonadota bacterium.
GCCGAACGGCCCCGCCATCCCGCAGCACCCGCTGTCGGGGACCTGCACGCGCGCACCCATGCGCTCGAGCACCGCGCGATCGGCGTCGAAGTCCAGCACCGCCTTCTGGTGGCAGTGCCCGTGCAGGAGCACGGGCCCCGGGCTCGCCGGAAGGACCGGATCCGGAAGGCGCTCCTGCACCAGCTCCGACAGGAGATAGGTCTGCCCGGCCAGACGCTGGGCGCGCGGGTCGTCCGGGAAGAGGTTGGGCAGCTCGTCGCGGAAGGCCGCCACGCAGCTGGGCTCGATCCCCACGATGGGGACGCCCGACCGGATGGGCTCGTCCAGCACCTCCAGCGTCTCGCGCCAGAGGGCGCGCGCGCGGTCGATCCAACCGAAATCGTAGAGCGGTCGACCACAGCAGAGCGGACGGTCCGGAAGCTCCACCTGGAACCCCAGCCCCTGGAGCGCCTCCACACCCGCGACCGCGGTCTCCGCGTGGAAGTACGCGTTGAAGGTGTCGGGCCAGAAGATCACCCGTCCGTGCGGAGCCGCCCCCGGGTCGCGCGGACCGTCTCCCCGCAGACGCCGGGCGAGCTCCGTGCGGTGGAAGTCGGGGTGGCTGAGCGGCGGCAGATCCCGGGCCGGCGCGATGCCACCCACACGCTTCAGGACCGCGGCCAGGGGCCGCGTGCGCAGGACCCAGTTGGCCAGCGGAGCCACCGGAGCGCCGAGCCGCGCCCACGTCCGGATGCGTCCCATGGCCCAGGCGTGGCGGGGACGCATCCTGCCCTCGTAGTAGTGGGCCGCGAACTCCGACTTGTAGGTGGCCATGTCCACGCCGACCGGGCAGTCGCCCCGGCAACCCTTGCAGGCCAGGCAGAGGTCGAGCGCCTCCTTGACGGCCTCGCTCTTCCACCCGTCACGGATCACGTCGCCCTCGAGCATCTCATACAGCAGACGGGCCCGTCCGCGTGTGGAGTGCTGTTCCTCGCCCGTCACCATGTACGAGGGGCACATGGTGCCGCCGCCATGGCGACGACACTTCCCGACGCCCACGCAACGCAGCGCCACGCCCTGGAAGGACCCACCCTCGCGACGGTAGCCGTAGTGGGTGGGGGGATCGGAAGGCCGCCACTGGAGACGCAGGTGCGCATCGGGGGGGTCGGCATCGATCACCTTGCCCGGGTTCATCCGCCAGTCCGGGTCCCAGATGGTCTTGAACCGGCGGAACGCCTCCAGGATGCGGGGCCCGAACATGCGCTCGAGCAGGGCACCGCGGGCCTGGCCGTCCCCGTGCTCGCCCGAGAGCGAGCCGCCATATCGCACCACCAGGTCGGCCGCCTCCGGGAGGAAGCGGGCGAAGCGCGCCACCCCGTCGGCCTCGGCCAGGTCGAAGCTGATGCGTGTGTGGAGCAACCCGTGCCCGAAGTGCCCGTAGAAGGCGCCCTCGTAACCGTACCGGTCCAGCAGCTCCCGGAACTCGCGAAGGTAGTCCCCGAGATCCGCAGGTCGCACGGCGGAGTCCTCCCATCCCGGCCACGTATCCCGCTGCCCGGGCACGAACGCCGTGGCTCCGAGCCCGGACTCGCGCACCTCCCACATGGCGTGCTGGTCCTCCGGGCGCTCGAGCACGCGCACGTCCGCGGCGCCCTCGGAGCGACGCAGCCGCTCGGCCTCGCGGCGGGCGCTCCCCAGCGCGTCCTCGCGGGTGTCGCCTCCGAACTCCACGAGCAGGAAGCCGTCGCCGTCGGGCAGCAGATGCAGGTCCTGCGTGTGGAGCTGCTTGCGCTCCATGGCGTCGATCAGGCGGCGGTCGAGCCCTTCCAGGGCCACCGGTCGGCTCTCCATCACCGAAGGAACCTGGTCGGCCGCCGCGTAGACGTCGGGGTACCCCGCCACGACCAGCACCCGCGCACCCGGCTCCGGGATCAGGTGCAGCTCTGCCTCCAGCACGAGGACGCACGTGCTCTCGGAGCCGACGAGCGCCCGCGCCACGTGGAAGCCGTTCTCGGGGAGCAGGTCGTCGAGGTTGTAGCCGGAGACGCGTCGTGGGATGTCGGGATAGCGGGCACGGATCTCGTCCCCCATCTCGTCCCTGAGGTCGCGCAGTTGGCGATAGATGTCCGCGCGGCGGCCTCCGGCCTGCAGGATCGCCTCCAGCTCGTCGTCCGGTGTACGCCCGGTCCAGAAGCGCACCCCGTCCGGGGTCAGCACCTCCAGGCGGTGCACGTTGTCGGACGTGCGCGGACCGGTGTGCCACTGTGCGTGCACGGAGTGGATGCCGCACGAGTTGTTGCCGATCATGCCCCCGATCGCACAATGATCGTGCGTGGCCGGGTCGGGCCCGAAGGTGAGGCCGTGCTTCCGGGCGGCCGCGCGCAGCGTATCGAGCACGCACCCCGGCTGGACCCGCGCGAGTCGATGATCCACGTCGATCTCGAGCACGCGGTTCATGTAGCGGCTGAAGTCGAGGACGACGGCGTGGTTGCAGCATTGGCCAGCCAGGCTGGTCCCGCCGCCCCGCCCCAGCAGCGGCACGCCCGCCTCCCGGCACAGGGCCACCGTCGCTTCCACGTCCGCCTTGCTGCGGGGCTTGACCACGCCGATCGGAGGCTGGCGGTAGTTCGACGCATCGGTGGCGTACAGCGCCCGGTGCTTGTCGTCGAACCCGACGTCACCCTCCACGGCCTCCGCGAGCCGGCGAGCGAGCGTGGCGACCGGGTCGCCTCTCGGGGTCCCCCTGCGCGGTGCGGTGCCGATCATGAGGCGCGCCCCACCGGCACACGCCACCGCTCGACGTCGCTCTCCCGCAGCGTGAGACCGTTCCCCGGACGATCCAGCGCAGGCTCGAGGCGCCCCCTCCGTACCTCCGGCACCCCGTCGAATGCAAGCTGCTCGAAGCGCACGTGGTCCTGGAAGTACTCGACGTGCAGGGCGCCCGGCGTCGCGCAGCACAGCGGCGCGTGCAGCGCCGGCGCGGTGTGCGCCGAGACCGGCACCCCGCGGCCCAGCGCGAGCGCGGCCGCGCGCAGGAACGGTGTGAAGCCCCCGATGCGCGTCGCATCCAGCTGCAGGACGTCCACGGCACACGCGTCGAGCAACAGCCGGGTCGCGGGCAGATCGCTCGCGTACTCGCCGGCCGCCACGTCCATGCCCGGCGGCAGCCGGTCGCGCAGCAGACGGAGGCCGTCCACATCGTCGGACGGGACCGGCTCCTCGAACCAACGGACGTCGGCCTCGTCGGCGAAGCGGTACCCGAGCGCCAACGCCTCCTTCCGCCCGTACGCGCCGTTGGCGTCCACGAACAGGTCGATGCGCTCGTCCAGCGCCTCGCGGGCCGTACGGACCCGGGCGGGATCGGCGGACGGGTCCCGCCCCACCTTCATCTTGGCCGCGGCGAAGCCCTGATCCGACCAGCGCTCCATCTGGCTCGCGAGCTCGCGGGGGGTGGCGGAGGTGAAGCCGCCGCTGGCGTACGCCGGGATGCTCTCGCGCAGCAGACCCAGGGCTTGTGCCAGCGGGATGTCGAGGAGTCGCGCGTGCAGATCCCAGAGAGCCGAGTCCACGGCGGCCATCGCCATCGACACCAGGCCCGGCCGCAGCAGGTTGCGCACGCAATGATGCATCGCCTCCCACGCTTGCGCGGGAGCCAGGGCCGAGCGGCCGATCACCTCATTGGCCAGCACGTCCTGCACGACGACCGCCGCAGCGCGGTGGGCGTAGGTGTAGCCCAGCCCCTCCTGCCCGCCCGCGCGCGCACGCACGAGGACCAGCGTCGTCGAATCCCACACCAACGTCCCATCCGACTCGGGGCCCTCGCGCGTGGGCAGGCGGTAGGCCCGCACGTCGATTCCGTCGATCCGCGGACCGGACCGCGTCCCGACCGTCTCGCGAGCGTCGACGCCGGGGTCCCGCCCCACCCGCGCCTCCTCCATCACCGTCGGGCTCACCGGCTCGGCAGGACGGCGCTGAGCATGTCCTTGGCCGTCTGCAGGATCACGCCGCCGGCGCGCGGATCGCCCTTGACCATCGACATGGCGAACTTGCGCGCCTGCTCGATCGTGATGTGAGGGGGCAACGGGGGCACGTTCGGATCCGTGAGCACGTCCAGGACGACCGGCCGATCCGCGCCCAACGCCCGATCCCATGCCGGCCCCACCTCGTCCGGGTGCTCCACGCGGATGCCCTGGAGCCCAAGCTGCCGGGCATACTCCGCGTAGTTGAAGGCAGGCACGTCCTGGCTGGCCTCGAACTCCGGATCGCCGACCATCACGCGCTGCTCCCACGTGACCTGGTTGAGGTCCTGGTTGTTCAGCACGAGCACGATCACGCGCGGGTCGTCCCACTCCTCCCAGTACTTGGCGATGGTGATCAACCCGTTGAGCCCCACCATCTGCATGGCGCCGTCCCCGACCATGGCGATCGCCGGCCGCGTGGGATGGGCGAACTTGGCGGCGATGACGTACGGGACACCCGGACCCATCGTGGCCAGGTTGCCGGAGAGGGACGCCATCATGGTGGGCTCGACCCGGAGGTCGCGCATGTACCAGTTGGCCGCCGAGCCCGAGTCCGCCGCGAGGATGACATCGTGCGGCAGTCGCGGCGACAACTCCCAGAAGACGCGCTGCGGATTGATGGGATCGGCGGAGCGCCGCGCGCGCTGTTCCAGCAGCTCCCACCAGTCGGCCACCTCTTCCTCGATCTGCTCCTGCCAGGAGCGGTCGCTGCGCGCCTCCAGGAGCGGAAGCAGCGCCCCCAGCGTCTCGGCGCTGTCGCCGACGAGGTTCACCTCCATCGGATAGCGGATGGACAGTTGGCGCGGTGCCAGGTCGATCTGCACGCCGCGCGCGCTCCCTTCGGGCGGCAGGAACTCCGAATACGGGAAGCTGCTGCCCACCATCAGGAGGGTGTCGCACTCCGTCATGAGCGTCCAACTGGGCTTGGTGCCCAGCAGGCCGATGCCCCCGGTCACCCAGGGCAACCGATCGGAGACGACCGCCTTCCCGAGCATGGCCTTCGCCACCCCGGCTCCGAGGCGCTCCGCGACCGCGATCACCTGCTCGGTGGCATGCAGGGCGCCCGCACCCACGAGCATGGCCACGCGCTCGCCTTCGTTGAGCACCGCGGCCGCACGCTCGAGCTCCGACTGCCGGGGCACCACCCGAGGCGCCGTGTAGCCGATCCCCGAGTGGACGGTCCCGTGCGCGCGCTCCGGGCGCTCCACCGCGTCCATCTCCTGGATGTCTGCCGGGACGATGATGCAGGTCACGGTGCGCTCGCTCAGCGCGATACGGATGGCGCGGTCCACCAGGTGCCGCATCTGCGCCGGGGTCGAGCACATCTGCACGTACGAAGACGCGACGTCCTTGTACAGGGAGATGAGATCCACCTCCTGCTGATAGCTGCCGCCCAGAGCCGCGCGCTGCTGCTGTCCGACGATCGCGACGACCGGCTGATGATCGAGCTTGGCGTCGTACAGGCCGTTCAGGAGATGGATGGCGCCCGGCCCCGACGTGGCGAGACACACGCCCACCTCCCCGGTGAACTTGGCATGCGCGCAGGCCATGAAGGCGGCCAGCTCCTCGTGGCGGCTCTGCACGAAGTCGATGCGGCCTTCCTTGCGGCGCAGCGCGCCCATGATCCCGTTGATGCCGTCTCCCGGGTACCCGAAGATGCGGTCGACATCCCAGGCCAGGAGGCGATCGATCATGAAGTCGGCGACGGTCTGGCTCATGGTGGATGCCTGCGTTGGAGTCTCGGGACGTCGGGAGGTGCGGCCTGGGACGGGATCAAGGAATCGCCCACGCCATCGTGCTCAGCAGCGCATTGGCGTCCTGCCGTGAGTCGAGACGGGTGTGCTGGACCACGATCGGGACGTCGGAGACGAGGACGCTGGCGTAGTCGGTGGCCAGCGGGATCGGCTCTGGATCGGTCAGATCGTTGAAGCGCAGGTGCAGGGTGCGCCGCGCGGGTACGTGGACCGTGTAGGGGCCGGCGGGCTCACGATCTGCGAAGTAGACGGTGATCTCGACGTGGGCGTCGTCGTCTCCGGCATTGAGCAGGCACGCCGTCTCGTGGCTGGTCATCTCGGGCGTCGGCCCCGTGCTCGCTGCGGGGATGTACCCCTCCGCGATCGCCCAGCGCCGTGCCCCGACCGTCATGCCCACTCCTCTGCATCTCCGTGCGCGTCGAAAACGAGGAGTCGAGCAAGCGACATGCCGATGGCGGCGGCCGCGCACCACGACATCGTCGCCCGCGCCGGGGGAGGAGTGGGGCCGCGGGCAGGCGGGAACGCCACGCGCCTCGTGCACGCGAAATGGGCCTGAAACACGATGGCCGCGGAGGAGGCACTCGCACCCATCGGTCGAAGGTCGAGGAACGGCCGGCCCTGCCTGCGACGGCGAACCGCTGCTCCGGAAACGACTACGACACCGGCATCTCGATGGGCGGCAGCACGGCCTCGATACGGGGACGGTCGTCTTCCAACCACGGTGGCAACACCAGCGTCTCGCCGAGCCGTTCGGTGTCCTCGTCCACCCCGAAGCCGGGGCCGTCCGTGGCGATCTCGAAGATCGTCCCGCCAGGCTCCTGGAAGTAGACGGAACGGAACCAGAACCGGTCGATGACCGGCGTGGGCTGCAGGCCTTCGCGCAGCAGGGCCTGGCGCACGGCCGCCTGGGCCGGGTCGTCCGGGACGCGCCAGGCCACGTGGTGGATGCTCCCCCGTCCGAGTCGCGCCGGAGGCGCGTCCGCGTCCTCGCGCACGTCGATCAGGGTGCCGGACCCACCGTCGCCGGCCGCGAAGCGGACCCATCCGTCCTCGTGACCCACCTCGACCAGGCCCAGCACGTCCGTCAGCACCGCACGCGTCGGCGCGGCATCGCGCACGCGGACGCGCACGGCGTGCAGACCGCGCACCTGCTCGGCCGTGTCCACCGGGCCGCGGGCCCACGGAACGAAGTCCCGTGCGTCGTCACTCTCCACCAGGACGACCGGGAGCCCGTCCGGATCGGCGAAGGAGAGGGCACGTTCCCCGAAGCGATCCTCCTCTCCGAGGCCGCTCGCGCCCGCGCGCTCCAGACGCGCGCGCCAGGCACCGCGCGTGTCCGGCGGGATGGCCAGCGCCACCTCCGCGATCTCCGCCGAGCCGCGTCGGGGCGGAGCGATGTGGAGCCAGGGGAAGAACGTGAGGTCCGTGCCCGGCGTGCCCACACCATCCGCGTAGAAGAGATGGTAGGTGCCGGGATCGTCCTGATTGACGCTGCGCTTGACCAGGCGCATGCCCAGACGACCGACGTAGAAGTCGAGGTTGGGCTGCGGCCGTGAGGCCATGGCCGTGACGTGATGGATGCCGGTGACGGCGCTCATGCGGAGCCTCCTCGGGTTCCGGGGCCAGGGGAGCCGGACGTGGAGTCTAGCAGGTCTGTCGAGGCAGCCTCCGCGGGTCCGGCCGGCGACGGCACCGCTTCGCCGGACCGTCGGGCCAGCTCGATGAGCAACCGCACGCTCAGCGCATAGCTCGCCACGCCGCCCGGCACCCCGTGCGCACGCAGATAGCGATCGTTGACCGCCGTGCCGACGCGGGTGCCCACGCCGCGGAACCGGTCCCAGAACGCGCCCAGGTCGGCGAGGTCGCGGCGGACGCCTGGAAGTCGTCCCGCCTCGAGCGCCCGCGCTGCCTCGCGATCGCTGCGCGCGAGCGCCGCCGTGAGCTGGCGGCTGGCGAAGACCGCGGCCGAGTAGCGCGCCAGGGGATCGGGCGCCAGCGCTGCCGCCACGAAGCCCAGGAAGCTCGCCTCCGCCTCGTTGGCCACACCTCGTTGATGGGCCTTCTCGTGCGCGATGCTGTGCGCGGCGCTGACCGCCGGCAGGTCACGGATCACGTTGGCCTCGGCCGTGAAGGGGAAGTAGATGCCGGCGATCCCCAGACGGGCCAGCACCCCGCTGCTCCATGGGCGCTTCGCACGACCGTAGACGTCCGCGACGTGGGCATCCAGCGCGAGGCGGCCGGCCGCCTCCGCCCACCCGGCCGTGAGCGCTTCCTCGAGCGCATCCGGTCGGGCCGGCATGGCCGTGGGACGCCCCGCATCCTCGGTGCCGTGCAGGCGCAGGTAGGCGGAGTCGGAGGCCGCGACGGCCGCGGCCGCGAGGCGCGCGAGCTCCTCCGCCTCCACCCCCGACCATTCCGGCCAGCCCGACCGCTCCAGGAAGGGCGCGCGCGCGTAGTTGAACCCCCACAGGACATAGAACAGCGTGGCCAGCACACCCGCGTGCAGCAGGACACGGCGGACGCCTGCCCCCAACGCCGCCCGGAAGGATCGCCGACGGCGAAGGACCTGGAGGCTCGCGTGCACCAGCAGCGTGACCAGCCCGACCAGGTAGATCGAGGCCAGCAGCTCGCCCACCGCGAAGGGCAGCACGCCGGTCAGCCGCGAGAGCGGGCGCGTCAGCAGAGGACCGAGCCCGTTGGCGTAGACCGCCTCGGTGAACCCCGGCCAGCGCGCCAGCCCCAGGGAGGCCGCATACGACAGGCCACCGAGGGCCGCCCAGACCAGCGCGGGGCGCCAGGCCCCGGCGCCCGCTTGCGAGCCCGTCACCCCCGCGGGTCTCCCATGGCACCGCTCTCCGGCCTGGCGCGCGCGCGCTGCACGCTCACGCCGGGGACGCCTGCGCCGCCTCCTCGGGCAGCGGGAACCAACGCAGCGCCTCGAAGTCGGCCGTGCGCTCTCCCCGCACGCGACCGGGCCCGGATCCGGGCTCGGCCGCCGCCAGCAGCCGCCGCGCGTCGTCCAGGTACCCGGGCAGGCGATCCTCCGTCTCGATGCGGCGGTGCTGCGGGTAGAGGAAGCCCTCCGCGGTGAGGCGCAGGTCGTGCAGGCTGAGGGGAGGCTCGACCACGCCTCCGGCATGCCGCCACAGGCCCGTCGCGATCTCGAAATCGTAGTGGTCCAGCAGGCGCCATCCGTCGCGCGCGACCAGGTCCACCGCGTCCAGCAGGAACGCGAAGGTCTCCTCCGAGACGAAGTAGTTGAAGTTCACGCGCACCCAACCGGGCTTGATGCCCTCACAGCCCCGGCCGATCTCGCGCTCGAACTCGTGCGAGGTGTCCAGATCGATGCCGAGCAACCGATGCCCGTACGGACCGGCGCAGGAGCAGCCACCGCGCGACTGGATGCCGAAGAGGTCGTTGAGGAGCGCCACGACATAGTTGTGGTGCAGATAGCGCTCACCGCACCGGATCACGAAGGACACGATCGAGAGCCGCTCGGCCTCGCAGCTGCCCAGGATCTGGATGGCCGGATTGGCCCTCCAGCGCCCGATCGCGCGGCGGATGAAGGACTCCTCGCGCTCGCGGATCGTGTCCACGCCGACCGTCTCCTTGACCAGGAAGACCAGGCCGGCCCGGATCGAGCCCACGATATCGGGAGTGCCGCCTTCCTCGCGATGCTCGCCGTCGGCGAGGTAGCGGTGCTCCTGCGGATTCACGTACCAGACGGTCCCTCCGCCGGGAACCACCGGTACGGTGTTGGTGAGCAGCGCCTTGCGCACGATCAGGATGCCGGGGGTGCCCGGCCCTCCGATCAGCTTGTGGGGCGACAGGAAGATCGCGTCCTTGAAGGCGAGGTGCCCGTCCTCCCGCTCGGGCTGCGGTCCCATGTCGACCCGAACGTAGGGCGCGGCCGCCGCGAAATCCCAGAAGGAGAGGGCGCCGTGACGGTGCAGCAGCGTGGCCACGGCGAAGGTGTTGGACACGATGCCCGTCACGTTGGACGCCGCGGAGAAGCTGCCGATCTTCAGCGGTCGGTCGGCGTAGCGCTCGAGCTGCTCCTCCAGGTGCACCAGGTCGATGCCGCCCTGCAGGTCCTCGTGGATCTCCACGACGTCGGCGATCGACTCCCGCCAGGGCAGCTCGTTGGAGTGGTGTTCGTACGGCCCGATGAACACGACCGGTCGTTCTTCCGCCGGGATGCGTTCGGACAGGCCGTAGCGGCGGTCCAGGTCGTGGGGGATGCGCAGGTTCAGGATGCCGATCAGGCGGTCGACGGCGCCCGTGCTGCCCGTGCCGCAGAAGATCACCGCGTGCTCGTCGGTGGCGCCGAGACAACGCCGCACGATGGCGCGCGCGTCCTCGCGGAAGCGCGTGGTCTGGAGCCCGGTGCCCGAGCTCTCCGTGTGCGTGTTGGCGTACAGCGGCAGGACCGCGTCGCGGATCAGATCCTCCACGAAGCTCAAGGAGCGTCCCGAGGCGGTGTAGTCGGCGTAGGTCACGCGCCGCGGCCCGAAGGGACCGAGCACGGCCTCGTCGCACCCGATGACGGAGCGGCGGAGCAGATCCAGGATGTCGTGGGCGTCGCCCATGGTGTCCCTGTGCGGCTACGGGAGAGGGTCGGGCACCCCGCGCTCGGGATGGCTGCCCTCCCATCATAGGCAGGCGCGGCCGGTGGGGGCAGTCCGTCGAAGGTCGGGGCGGATCCGCCGCGCCTCGGGGCGGTGGAGGGAAGGGTGGGCCTCCGCCGCGTGGGATGACCCGCCCGGAGGTCGTGACGCCGCCCTACTCCACCACCTCGACGGGGTCCCCGACCCGCACGGTTCCCAGGCGGCGGGGAATGGCGTTCTGGCCGAACAGCACGCCGCGGTCGGAGCGGCGGAACGTCGCGAGCGTGCGCAGGGGCTCTCCGTCCGGGTGGACCTCCCCGGTCTCGGGATCCACCGTGGTGAGCACGCAGCGTGCGCACGGTTTGACCAGGGCCAGCTCCGTCTCCCCCACGCGGATGTGGCGCCAACCGTCCTCGGCGAAGGCCGTGGCGCCGTCCACGACCAGGTTCGGACGGAAGCGCGTCATGGCCAGCGGCTCCGGCAGGCGCGCGTTGAGCGCCTCCAGCGAGGCCGTGGTGGTGACCAGCACGGGGAAGCCGTCGGCGAACCCCACGGTGTCCGATGGACGCGCGTAGGTCGGATCCACGGTCCGAGGGGCCTCGGGATCGAGCCGCACCAGACGGCACGGGAAGCCGAGCGTGTCGCTGAGCCAGCGATCCGCCTCCCCGCCGGCGGCCCGCGCACGGACGTCGTCTCCCCAGATGCGGACCGGCACGGCCTCCGCGTCGGCCGACGGCGGCGGGACGTGCAGCACCGTTCCTCCCGGCGTCGACAGCTCCAGATCCTCCCCCTCCACCCGCGCCGCCACCTGCGTCAGCCGCGGGTGCTCGCGGCCGGTGAGGAACGCCCCATCGGGTCGGACGACCATCCACGTGCGGTCCCCGGCGAAGCCGCGCTCCGTGAGCGCAGCCCGGTCCAGCGCGACACGGCGGCCGGACTTCAGCGGATGGAGGTAGAGCGCCGACACGTGCATCGCGGCTGCGGATCCTCGAGACGGGAAGAAGGGCCGTGTCCGGTCGGCCGCTCCAACCCCGGAGCGCCGACAGGGTGCCGGAGACCACCGGACCACCAGGGAGCCCGGGACGGCTGCGCAGTCCAGGACGCGGCGCCGGTCCGCGCGCTCATCCCGTGGGCGGGCTCGACGGCTCCGGCGCCTGGGGGCACGCCCCCAGCCGTTCCCAGTGCTCCGCCAGGAAGCGCGCGAGCCTCTCCTCGGCGAACTCGATCTGGTACCCGGGCAGCGGCCCGCGCCGCCCGCCCTCCCGGAAGCGCAGGTAGAGCGCACCGGCCACCCCGCAGCGCAAGGCGCCCGCGCGCTCCGGGTCCGCTTCCCCGACGCTGAACAGCAACGCCTTGAGATAGAGGCCGTGACCGGAGCGTTCCTC
It contains:
- a CDS encoding FAD-binding and (Fe-S)-binding domain-containing protein, translating into MEGDVGFDDKHRALYATDASNYRQPPIGVVKPRSKADVEATVALCREAGVPLLGRGGGTSLAGQCCNHAVVLDFSRYMNRVLEIDVDHRLARVQPGCVLDTLRAAARKHGLTFGPDPATHDHCAIGGMIGNNSCGIHSVHAQWHTGPRTSDNVHRLEVLTPDGVRFWTGRTPDDELEAILQAGGRRADIYRQLRDLRDEMGDEIRARYPDIPRRVSGYNLDDLLPENGFHVARALVGSESTCVLVLEAELHLIPEPGARVLVVAGYPDVYAAADQVPSVMESRPVALEGLDRRLIDAMERKQLHTQDLHLLPDGDGFLLVEFGGDTREDALGSARREAERLRRSEGAADVRVLERPEDQHAMWEVRESGLGATAFVPGQRDTWPGWEDSAVRPADLGDYLREFRELLDRYGYEGAFYGHFGHGLLHTRISFDLAEADGVARFARFLPEAADLVVRYGGSLSGEHGDGQARGALLERMFGPRILEAFRRFKTIWDPDWRMNPGKVIDADPPDAHLRLQWRPSDPPTHYGYRREGGSFQGVALRCVGVGKCRRHGGGTMCPSYMVTGEEQHSTRGRARLLYEMLEGDVIRDGWKSEAVKEALDLCLACKGCRGDCPVGVDMATYKSEFAAHYYEGRMRPRHAWAMGRIRTWARLGAPVAPLANWVLRTRPLAAVLKRVGGIAPARDLPPLSHPDFHRTELARRLRGDGPRDPGAAPHGRVIFWPDTFNAYFHAETAVAGVEALQGLGFQVELPDRPLCCGRPLYDFGWIDRARALWRETLEVLDEPIRSGVPIVGIEPSCVAAFRDELPNLFPDDPRAQRLAGQTYLLSELVQERLPDPVLPASPGPVLLHGHCHQKAVLDFDADRAVLERMGARVQVPDSGCCGMAGPFGFEAGHYDVAQACGERVLLPAVRDRADGVRVVTEGFSCREMIAQNTGVRALNLAEVLRDALADAREAAVPRTPAETRSTS
- a CDS encoding enolase C-terminal domain-like protein; translation: MSPTVMEEARVGRDPGVDARETVGTRSGPRIDGIDVRAYRLPTREGPESDGTLVWDSTTLVLVRARAGGQEGLGYTYAHRAAAVVVQDVLANEVIGRSALAPAQAWEAMHHCVRNLLRPGLVSMAMAAVDSALWDLHARLLDIPLAQALGLLRESIPAYASGGFTSATPRELASQMERWSDQGFAAAKMKVGRDPSADPARVRTAREALDERIDLFVDANGAYGRKEALALGYRFADEADVRWFEEPVPSDDVDGLRLLRDRLPPGMDVAAGEYASDLPATRLLLDACAVDVLQLDATRIGGFTPFLRAAALALGRGVPVSAHTAPALHAPLCCATPGALHVEYFQDHVRFEQLAFDGVPEVRRGRLEPALDRPGNGLTLRESDVERWRVPVGRAS
- a CDS encoding thiamine pyrophosphate-requiring protein, whose product is MSQTVADFMIDRLLAWDVDRIFGYPGDGINGIMGALRRKEGRIDFVQSRHEELAAFMACAHAKFTGEVGVCLATSGPGAIHLLNGLYDAKLDHQPVVAIVGQQQRAALGGSYQQEVDLISLYKDVASSYVQMCSTPAQMRHLVDRAIRIALSERTVTCIIVPADIQEMDAVERPERAHGTVHSGIGYTAPRVVPRQSELERAAAVLNEGERVAMLVGAGALHATEQVIAVAERLGAGVAKAMLGKAVVSDRLPWVTGGIGLLGTKPSWTLMTECDTLLMVGSSFPYSEFLPPEGSARGVQIDLAPRQLSIRYPMEVNLVGDSAETLGALLPLLEARSDRSWQEQIEEEVADWWELLEQRARRSADPINPQRVFWELSPRLPHDVILAADSGSAANWYMRDLRVEPTMMASLSGNLATMGPGVPYVIAAKFAHPTRPAIAMVGDGAMQMVGLNGLITIAKYWEEWDDPRVIVLVLNNQDLNQVTWEQRVMVGDPEFEASQDVPAFNYAEYARQLGLQGIRVEHPDEVGPAWDRALGADRPVVLDVLTDPNVPPLPPHITIEQARKFAMSMVKGDPRAGGVILQTAKDMLSAVLPSR
- a CDS encoding sensory rhodopsin transducer; the protein is MTVGARRWAIAEGYIPAASTGPTPEMTSHETACLLNAGDDDAHVEITVYFADREPAGPYTVHVPARRTLHLRFNDLTDPEPIPLATDYASVLVSDVPIVVQHTRLDSRQDANALLSTMAWAIP
- a CDS encoding ring-cleaving dioxygenase yields the protein MSAVTGIHHVTAMASRPQPNLDFYVGRLGMRLVKRSVNQDDPGTYHLFYADGVGTPGTDLTFFPWLHIAPPRRGSAEIAEVALAIPPDTRGAWRARLERAGASGLGEEDRFGERALSFADPDGLPVVLVESDDARDFVPWARGPVDTAEQVRGLHAVRVRVRDAAPTRAVLTDVLGLVEVGHEDGWVRFAAGDGGSGTLIDVREDADAPPARLGRGSIHHVAWRVPDDPAQAAVRQALLREGLQPTPVIDRFWFRSVYFQEPGGTIFEIATDGPGFGVDEDTERLGETLVLPPWLEDDRPRIEAVLPPIEMPVS
- a CDS encoding DUF3810 domain-containing protein, translated to MTGSQAGAGAWRPALVWAALGGLSYAASLGLARWPGFTEAVYANGLGPLLTRPLSRLTGVLPFAVGELLASIYLVGLVTLLVHASLQVLRRRRSFRAALGAGVRRVLLHAGVLATLFYVLWGFNYARAPFLERSGWPEWSGVEAEELARLAAAAVAASDSAYLRLHGTEDAGRPTAMPARPDALEEALTAGWAEAAGRLALDAHVADVYGRAKRPWSSGVLARLGIAGIYFPFTAEANVIRDLPAVSAAHSIAHEKAHQRGVANEAEASFLGFVAAALAPDPLARYSAAVFASRQLTAALARSDREAARALEAGRLPGVRRDLADLGAFWDRFRGVGTRVGTAVNDRYLRAHGVPGGVASYALSVRLLIELARRSGEAVPSPAGPAEAASTDLLDSTSGSPGPGTRGGSA
- a CDS encoding aminotransferase class V-fold PLP-dependent enzyme — translated: MGDAHDILDLLRRSVIGCDEAVLGPFGPRRVTYADYTASGRSLSFVEDLIRDAVLPLYANTHTESSGTGLQTTRFREDARAIVRRCLGATDEHAVIFCGTGSTGAVDRLIGILNLRIPHDLDRRYGLSERIPAEERPVVFIGPYEHHSNELPWRESIADVVEIHEDLQGGIDLVHLEEQLERYADRPLKIGSFSAASNVTGIVSNTFAVATLLHRHGALSFWDFAAAAPYVRVDMGPQPEREDGHLAFKDAIFLSPHKLIGGPGTPGILIVRKALLTNTVPVVPGGGTVWYVNPQEHRYLADGEHREEGGTPDIVGSIRAGLVFLVKETVGVDTIREREESFIRRAIGRWRANPAIQILGSCEAERLSIVSFVIRCGERYLHHNYVVALLNDLFGIQSRGGCSCAGPYGHRLLGIDLDTSHEFEREIGRGCEGIKPGWVRVNFNYFVSEETFAFLLDAVDLVARDGWRLLDHYDFEIATGLWRHAGGVVEPPLSLHDLRLTAEGFLYPQHRRIETEDRLPGYLDDARRLLAAAEPGSGPGRVRGERTADFEALRWFPLPEEAAQASPA
- a CDS encoding MOSC domain-containing protein, giving the protein MHVSALYLHPLKSGRRVALDRAALTERGFAGDRTWMVVRPDGAFLTGREHPRLTQVAARVEGEDLELSTPGGTVLHVPPPSADAEAVPVRIWGDDVRARAAGGEADRWLSDTLGFPCRLVRLDPEAPRTVDPTYARPSDTVGFADGFPVLVTTTASLEALNARLPEPLAMTRFRPNLVVDGATAFAEDGWRHIRVGETELALVKPCARCVLTTVDPETGEVHPDGEPLRTLATFRRSDRGVLFGQNAIPRRLGTVRVGDPVEVVE